The following are encoded in a window of Trichocoleus sp. genomic DNA:
- a CDS encoding carboxypeptidase-like regulatory domain-containing protein — MHQRSGLLFVLATGLLQGCQLLNVQPELCTMEGVPALTVRVTDETGKSLLNRSTIRVQDGSYVDSLTVTDAALPSASLAYERSGNYEVRVDRAGYQPWIQKNVRVRKGECHVQTIELEAKLEKLNE; from the coding sequence ATGCATCAGCGTTCAGGATTACTGTTTGTTCTGGCAACAGGTCTGCTTCAAGGATGCCAACTGCTCAATGTTCAGCCAGAACTTTGCACAATGGAGGGTGTCCCTGCGTTGACAGTGCGCGTTACGGATGAAACAGGAAAGTCTCTTTTGAATCGATCGACTATCCGGGTACAAGATGGGAGTTATGTTGATTCACTCACCGTCACGGATGCAGCCCTACCTTCTGCCAGTCTGGCATATGAGCGATCGGGCAACTATGAGGTACGGGTCGATCGAGCAGGATATCAACCCTGGATACAGAAAAATGTGCGGGTTCGTAAAGGCGAATGTCATGTCCAAACGATCGAGCTAGAAGCAAAGCTGGAGAAATTAAACGAATAG